From one Dermacentor andersoni chromosome 1, qqDerAnde1_hic_scaffold, whole genome shotgun sequence genomic stretch:
- the LOC126546912 gene encoding uncharacterized protein has product MPRSLCLLFFLLVACTWPLPHQQVWAKEIDKAQDLQQEETAHIPAEHRGGGGYEPPEPPQQRPHHEASAGHVAAVPVIPIHDHHGDHHGDHHAVAAVGPQDPGDPWPLGRPDMPQIKSLNVKCEKNHMKVFLEFDRPFHGMIFSKGHYSDPKCVHLPPNTGHIAVNFDIFLGSCGMSSSQQGGYDNLGSGVFIEDTIIVQYDPQVQEIWDQARRLRCTWYDFYEKAVTFRPFNVDMLDAVTANFLGDNIQCWMQIQVGKGPWASEVAGIVKIGQTMTMVLAIKDDENKFDMLVRNCIAHDGKHQPIVLVDEYGCVARPKIMSRFQKIKNFGASASVVSYAYFQAFKFPDSMNVHFQCVIQVCRYECPEPKCDGDAALGGHYLPAPRDPSSAYSEQKAHFVKPSESQKQTVSVTKKQGAVTVSTDPPKENSPPVFYNRQGEQLPSDNDVVHSNTGYAIAHTGGMPRSHDARRRRREVGADATDIQTQKVIQVVAPGDVAFNLPTGDNDTLVDVYSSRSATADGNICISLPGFAAGLIVLLLLLIVSMLVASFLFVRVRHIANSKNHDQIISYDSPEFVKVAITPQ; this is encoded by the coding sequence GTGTGGGCCAAGGAGATCGACAAGGCGCAGGACCTGCAGCAGGAAGAGACGGCACACATCCCGGCCGAGCATCGCGGAGGTGGTGGCTACGAGCCTCCCGAGCCGCCGCAGCAGCGGCCGCACCACGAGGCGTCAGCTGGTCACGTGGCCGCCGTGCCTGTCATCCCGATCCACGACCACCACGGAGACCACCACGGTGACCACCACGCGGTGGCGGCCGTGGGGCCGCAGGATCCGGGTGATCCGTGGCCCCTGGGCCGGCCCGACATGCCACAGATCAAGAGTCTCAATGTCAAGTGCGAGAAGAATCACATGAAGGTGTTCCTCGAGTTCGACCGGCCATTCCACGGAATGATCTTCAGCAAAGGTCACTACAGCGACCCCAAGTGTGTGCACTTGCCGCCGAACACGGGACACATCGCCGTCAACTTCGACATCTTCCTGGGAAGCTGCGGCATGTCGAGCAGCCAGCAGGGCGGCTACGACAACCTCGGCAGCGGCGTGTTCATCGAAGACACCATCATCGTCCAGTACGACCCGCAGGTCCAAGAGATCTGGGATCAGGCACGCCGGCTACGTTGCACGTGGTACGACTTCTACGAGAAGGCGGTCACTTTTCGTCCCTTCAACGTCGACATGCTGGACGCAGTGACTGCCAACTTTCTTGGAGACAACATCCAGTGCTGGATGCAGATCCAGGTGGGTAAAGGACCCTGGGCCAGCGAGGTTGCCGGCATCGTCAaaatcggccagaccatgacCATGGTTCTGGCAATCAAGGACGACGAGAACAAGTTCGACATGCTGGTGCGCAACTGCATCGCACACGATGGTAAGCACCAGCCCATCGTGCTGGTCGACGAATACGGATGCGTAGCACGCCCGAAGATCATGAGCCGCTTCCAGAAGATCAAAAATTTCGGTGCCTCGGCGTCGGTCGTGTCATACGCCTATTTCCAGGCCTTCAAGTTCCCGGACTCGATGAACGTGCACTTCCAGTGTGTCATCCAGGTGTGCCGCTACGAGTGTCCCGAGCCCAAATGCGACGGCGATGCGGCACTGGGCGGTCACTACTTGCCGGCACCACGCGACCCCTCGTCGGCGTACTCGGAGCAGAAGGCGCACTTCGTCAAGCCGTCCGAGTCGCAGAAGCAGACCGTCTCCGTGACCAAGAAGCAAGGCGCCGTCACTGTGTCGACGGACCCGCCCAAGGAGAATTCGCCGCCCGTCTTTTACAACCGACAGGGCGAGCAGCTGCCCAGCGACAACGACGTGGTGCACTCGAACACGGGCTACGCGATCGCGCACACGGGCGGCATGCCGCGCTCGCACGACGCTCGCCGGCGCCGGCGAGAGGTTGGTGCCGACGCGACCGACATCCAGACGCAGAAGGTCATCCAGGTGGTGGCACCGGGTGACGTCGCCTTCAACCTGCCTACCGGGGACAACGACACCCTCGTCGACGTGTACAGCAGCCGCTCCGCCACGGCCGACGGAAACATTTGCATCTCACTCCCTGGCTTTGCTGCGGGTCTCATTGTGCTCTTGCTGCTGCTCATTGTATCTATGTTGGTCGCCTCGTTCCTCTTCGTGCGCGTGCGCCACATTGCGAACAGCAAAAACCACGATCAGATAATCTCCTACGACAGCCCCGAGTTCGTCAAGGTGGCCATCACACCACAGTGA